Proteins encoded by one window of Streptacidiphilus sp. PB12-B1b:
- the ybaK gene encoding Cys-tRNA(Pro) deacylase, giving the protein MAKKAKRGGQGTPATVALEAAGVEFDVHAYEHDPAASSYGEEAARVLGVDAGRVLKTLLAEVDGALVVAVVPVAGQLDLKALAAAVGGKHAAMADPAAAERSTGYVRGGISPLGQRRRLRTVVDGSALDHPTVFVSAGRRGLEVELDPRQLVALTTAVVAAVGRAYAT; this is encoded by the coding sequence ATGGCGAAGAAGGCGAAGCGCGGCGGCCAGGGCACCCCGGCGACGGTGGCCCTGGAGGCCGCGGGCGTGGAGTTCGACGTCCACGCGTACGAGCACGACCCGGCGGCCTCCTCCTACGGTGAGGAGGCCGCACGGGTGTTGGGCGTCGACGCCGGCCGGGTCCTGAAGACCCTGCTGGCGGAGGTGGACGGCGCGCTGGTGGTGGCGGTCGTCCCGGTCGCCGGGCAGCTGGACCTCAAGGCGCTGGCCGCCGCCGTCGGCGGCAAGCACGCCGCCATGGCCGATCCGGCCGCCGCCGAGCGCAGCACCGGCTACGTCCGCGGCGGCATCTCGCCGCTGGGCCAGCGCCGGCGGCTGCGCACCGTCGTCGACGGCAGCGCGCTGGACCACCCCACCGTCTTCGTCTCGGCCGGACGCCGCGGGCTGGAGGTCGAGCTGGACCCCCGGCAGCTGGTGGCGCTGACTACTGCGGTGGTCGCTGCCGTGGGCCGGGCGTACGCCACCTGA
- a CDS encoding sensor histidine kinase, protein MHLLRSCRALARAHPYWTDGILAVALYVVMLVAPVWGHPSEWSDLDPSSVLAVGGVPVFGPLVWRRRYPVAVLAVSVVGTLGIMVVGTVRGPILFGSALAVYTVSSTVERRLALAVGGLSVLALGIMSWDRSTEAWNQTVNAVAFAWIALAVAAGEAVRSRRAFVAAIEERARRAEHTRDEEARRRVAEERLRIARELHDIVGHHIALINVQAGVASHVLDSQPEQARAALAHVREAGRAALSELNATVSVLRQNDESDAPNEPAPGLGQLPSLLESFDRAGLRVDRHDEGERRAVPAAVDLTAYRIVQESLTNVRKHAGTSAATLRLAYRRDALSIEVEDRGPGPSGSPDRTGYGLIGMRERAASVGGSFRAGPGPDGGFRVRVDLPLARTAQAVRMTAVNGSA, encoded by the coding sequence ATGCACCTCCTCCGCAGCTGCCGCGCGCTCGCCCGCGCGCACCCGTACTGGACGGACGGGATCCTGGCAGTCGCGCTCTACGTCGTGATGCTGGTGGCCCCGGTCTGGGGCCACCCGAGCGAATGGTCCGACCTGGACCCGAGCAGCGTGCTGGCGGTGGGCGGGGTGCCGGTGTTCGGGCCGTTGGTCTGGCGCCGCCGCTACCCGGTGGCGGTGCTCGCGGTGAGCGTCGTCGGCACCCTCGGCATCATGGTGGTCGGCACCGTGCGCGGGCCGATCCTGTTCGGCTCGGCGCTGGCCGTCTACACCGTCTCCTCCACCGTCGAGCGGCGGTTGGCGCTGGCCGTCGGCGGGCTGTCGGTGCTGGCGCTGGGCATCATGAGCTGGGACCGCTCCACCGAGGCGTGGAACCAGACCGTCAACGCGGTCGCCTTCGCCTGGATCGCGCTGGCCGTCGCCGCCGGGGAGGCGGTCCGCAGCCGCCGGGCCTTCGTTGCCGCCATAGAGGAACGGGCGCGCCGGGCCGAGCACACCAGGGACGAGGAGGCCCGGCGCCGGGTCGCCGAGGAGCGGCTGCGGATCGCCCGCGAGCTGCACGACATCGTCGGCCACCACATCGCCCTGATCAACGTCCAGGCCGGGGTCGCCTCGCACGTCCTGGACAGCCAGCCGGAGCAGGCCAGGGCCGCGCTGGCGCACGTCCGCGAGGCCGGGCGGGCGGCGCTGTCGGAGCTGAACGCCACCGTCAGCGTGCTGCGGCAGAACGACGAGAGCGACGCGCCCAACGAGCCCGCGCCGGGACTGGGCCAACTGCCCTCGCTGCTGGAGTCGTTCGACCGGGCCGGGCTGCGCGTGGACCGGCACGACGAGGGCGAGCGCCGGGCCGTGCCCGCCGCCGTCGACCTCACCGCCTACCGGATCGTCCAGGAGTCGCTGACCAACGTCCGCAAGCACGCCGGGACGTCCGCGGCGACGCTGCGGCTGGCCTACCGCCGGGACGCCCTCAGCATCGAGGTGGAGGACCGCGGCCCGGGCCCGTCCGGCTCGCCGGACCGCACCGGGTACGGTCTGATCGGGATGCGCGAGCGCGCGGCCTCGGTCGGCGGCAGCTTCCGCGCGGGGCCCGGCCCCGACGGCGGGTTCCGGGTGCGGGTCGACCTGCCCCTGGCCCGGACGGCGCAGGCCGTTCGGATGACTGCGGTGAACGGAAGCGCATGA
- a CDS encoding response regulator transcription factor, whose translation MTIKVLLADDQILVRAGLKVLVDSAPDLEVVGEAATGHEAVRLARSARADVVLMDIRMPELDGLAATREIMADDDLAGVRVLVLTTFEVDEYVFQALRAGASGFLGKGAEPGDLLDAIRVVARGESLLSPLATQSLIARFLAQPDRRPTPAPERLSVLTDREREIVALVATGASNDDIAEDLAVSPLTVKTHVSRALLKLGARDRAQLVVLAYETGLVRPGER comes from the coding sequence ATGACGATCAAGGTGCTGCTGGCGGACGACCAGATCCTGGTCCGGGCCGGTCTGAAGGTCCTGGTGGACTCCGCCCCCGACCTGGAGGTCGTCGGCGAGGCCGCGACCGGCCACGAGGCGGTGCGGCTGGCCCGCTCGGCCCGCGCCGACGTGGTGCTGATGGACATCCGGATGCCGGAGCTGGACGGCCTGGCCGCCACCCGGGAGATCATGGCCGACGACGACCTGGCCGGGGTCCGGGTGCTGGTGCTGACCACCTTCGAGGTGGACGAGTACGTGTTCCAGGCGCTGCGCGCCGGGGCCAGCGGCTTCCTCGGCAAGGGCGCCGAGCCCGGCGACCTGCTGGACGCCATCCGGGTGGTCGCCCGGGGCGAGTCGCTGCTGTCCCCGCTGGCTACCCAGAGCCTGATCGCGCGGTTCCTGGCGCAGCCCGACCGCAGGCCCACCCCGGCGCCCGAACGGCTGTCCGTGCTCACCGACCGCGAGCGGGAGATCGTCGCCCTGGTCGCCACCGGCGCCTCCAACGACGACATCGCCGAGGACCTCGCGGTCAGCCCGCTGACCGTCAAGACCCACGTCAGCCGGGCGCTGCTGAAGCTGGGCGCCCGCGACCGGGCGCAGCTGGTGGTGCTCGCCTACGAGACCGGACTGGTCCGCCCCGGCGAGAGGTGA
- a CDS encoding riboflavin synthase: protein MFTGIIEELGEVLSIQDLGDSSRIRLRGPLTTADAREGQSIAVNGVCLTVLDTDEQLAAAPGEFSADVMAETLRRSSLGALRPGSRVNLERAMALGARLGGHLVQGHVDGTAVLLSRSPGEPGADGSPQWEVLRFSLPADLSRYLVEKGSITVDGVSLTVVEAPADSFTVSLIPATLAHTTLGAKQVGEPVNLEVDVLAKYVERLLGDRAATLDSTPAPAPGTGA from the coding sequence ATGTTCACCGGAATCATCGAAGAGCTGGGCGAGGTCCTGTCGATCCAGGACCTGGGGGACTCCTCGCGCATCCGCCTGCGCGGACCGCTGACCACCGCGGACGCCCGTGAGGGACAGTCCATCGCCGTCAACGGCGTCTGTCTCACCGTCCTCGACACCGACGAGCAACTGGCCGCCGCGCCGGGCGAGTTCAGCGCCGACGTGATGGCCGAGACGCTGCGCCGCTCCAGCCTCGGCGCGCTGCGCCCCGGTTCGCGGGTCAACCTGGAACGCGCCATGGCGCTGGGCGCGCGCCTCGGCGGGCACCTGGTGCAGGGCCATGTGGACGGCACCGCGGTGCTGCTCTCCCGCAGCCCCGGCGAGCCCGGCGCGGACGGCAGCCCGCAGTGGGAGGTGCTGCGCTTCAGCCTCCCCGCCGACCTCTCCCGCTACCTGGTCGAGAAGGGCTCCATCACGGTCGACGGCGTCAGCCTCACCGTGGTCGAGGCCCCCGCCGACTCCTTCACGGTCAGCCTCATCCCGGCCACCCTGGCCCACACCACGCTGGGCGCCAAGCAGGTCGGCGAGCCGGTCAACCTGGAGGTCGACGTCCTGGCCAAGTACGTGGAGCGGCTGCTCGGCGACCGCGCGGCGACGCTGGACTCCACGCCGGCACCGGCGCCGGGGACGGGGGCCTGA
- a CDS encoding nicotinamide mononucleotide transporter family protein has translation MGFVNDLNSQAFVLLGEHIKWSDMIGNLLGLAALALGWRRSLATWPVQLLSGLVLVAAYASAHLGGGVGKQVVVVVVSLWGWRQWQRGSGGSRDGLAVRFAGWGERAALVAGTAAGTVGTALLFQHYNLSWAPWPDAYIFVGTLAAMVAQGRGWVEFWFAWLAVDVVGVPLAFHSGLAFSGLVYIVYFVLVVAGMRSWWLRTRTPQQPRVAAPKGVTV, from the coding sequence ATGGGCTTCGTCAACGACCTCAACAGCCAGGCGTTCGTCCTGCTGGGCGAGCACATCAAGTGGTCGGACATGATCGGCAACCTGCTCGGCCTGGCCGCGCTGGCGCTGGGCTGGCGCCGGTCGCTCGCCACCTGGCCGGTGCAGTTGCTCTCCGGGCTGGTGCTGGTCGCCGCCTACGCCTCGGCGCACCTCGGCGGCGGCGTCGGCAAGCAGGTCGTCGTGGTCGTGGTCTCGCTCTGGGGCTGGCGGCAGTGGCAGCGCGGCAGCGGCGGCAGCCGGGACGGGCTGGCGGTCCGCTTCGCCGGCTGGGGCGAGCGCGCGGCCCTGGTCGCCGGCACCGCCGCCGGAACAGTCGGCACGGCCCTGCTGTTCCAGCACTACAACCTGTCCTGGGCGCCCTGGCCGGACGCCTACATCTTCGTCGGGACGCTGGCGGCGATGGTCGCGCAGGGCCGCGGCTGGGTCGAGTTCTGGTTCGCCTGGCTCGCCGTCGACGTGGTCGGCGTGCCGCTGGCCTTCCACAGCGGCCTGGCCTTCTCCGGCCTGGTGTACATCGTCTACTTCGTCCTGGTGGTCGCCGGGATGCGCTCCTGGTGGCTGCGCACCCGCACCCCGCAGCAGCCGCGCGTGGCCGCACCGAAAGGAGTCACGGTATGA
- a CDS encoding bifunctional 3,4-dihydroxy-2-butanone-4-phosphate synthase/GTP cyclohydrolase II has protein sequence MSTVTELPEALTDVLSAQRGAPQEDLRLDSVELAIAEIAAGRPVVVVDDENRENEGDIVFAAELATPELVAFAMNECRGLVCVPMTGADLDRLRLGQMVEQNTESHGTAFTVTVDAKAGTTTGISAADRALTMRLLADPSSVADDFARPGHIFPLRAREGGVLTRNGHTEAGPDLCRLAGLRPVAAICEIANADGTMARLPELVPFARRHGLAIISIEDLIAYRRRTERAVTRAAVTALPTAHGAFTALGYLSEPDGVEHIALVAGGLDAEGRLPDGEDVLVRVHSECLTGDVFGSLRCDCGPQLEASLQRIAEEGRGVVLYLRGHEGRGIGLLHKLRAYQLQEAGHDTVDANLELGLPADARDYAAAARMLDDLGVRSVRLLTNNPEKGLALEEHGLKVTGREPVQTPAGEHNLRYLRTKRDRMGHDLPWLA, from the coding sequence ATGAGTACCGTCACCGAACTGCCTGAGGCCCTCACCGACGTCCTGTCCGCGCAGCGCGGGGCCCCGCAGGAGGACCTGCGGCTCGACAGCGTCGAGCTGGCCATCGCCGAGATCGCCGCCGGGCGCCCGGTGGTCGTGGTGGACGACGAGAACCGGGAGAACGAGGGCGACATCGTCTTCGCCGCCGAGCTGGCCACCCCGGAGCTGGTCGCCTTCGCCATGAACGAGTGCCGCGGCCTGGTGTGCGTCCCGATGACCGGCGCCGACCTGGACCGGCTGCGGCTGGGGCAGATGGTGGAGCAGAACACCGAGAGCCACGGCACCGCCTTCACCGTCACCGTGGACGCCAAGGCGGGCACCACCACCGGCATCTCCGCCGCCGACCGGGCGCTGACGATGCGGCTGCTGGCCGACCCGTCCAGCGTGGCCGACGACTTCGCCCGCCCGGGGCACATCTTCCCGCTGCGCGCCCGGGAGGGCGGCGTGCTCACCCGCAACGGCCACACCGAGGCCGGTCCCGACCTGTGCCGGCTGGCCGGGCTGCGCCCGGTCGCGGCGATCTGCGAGATCGCCAACGCCGACGGCACCATGGCCCGGCTGCCCGAGCTGGTGCCGTTCGCCCGGCGGCACGGCCTGGCGATCATCTCCATCGAGGACCTCATCGCCTACCGGCGGCGCACCGAGCGGGCGGTCACCCGCGCCGCCGTCACCGCGCTGCCGACCGCGCACGGCGCCTTCACCGCGCTGGGCTACCTCAGCGAGCCCGACGGCGTCGAGCACATCGCCCTGGTGGCCGGCGGCCTGGACGCCGAGGGGCGGCTGCCGGACGGCGAGGACGTCCTGGTCCGGGTCCACTCCGAGTGCCTCACCGGGGACGTCTTCGGCTCGCTGCGCTGCGACTGCGGCCCGCAGCTGGAGGCGTCGCTGCAACGGATCGCCGAGGAGGGCCGCGGCGTCGTCCTCTACCTGCGCGGCCACGAGGGGCGCGGCATCGGCCTGCTGCACAAGCTGCGCGCCTACCAGCTGCAGGAGGCCGGGCACGACACCGTCGACGCCAACCTGGAGCTGGGGCTGCCCGCCGACGCCCGCGACTACGCCGCCGCCGCCCGGATGCTGGACGACCTGGGCGTGCGCTCGGTGCGGCTGCTGACCAACAACCCGGAGAAGGGCCTCGCCCTGGAGGAGCACGGGCTGAAGGTCACCGGCCGGGAGCCGGTGCAGACCCCGGCGGGCGAGCACAACCTGCGCTACCTGCGCACCAAGCGCGACCGGATGGGCCACGACCTGCCCTGGCTCGCCTGA
- the ribH gene encoding 6,7-dimethyl-8-ribityllumazine synthase, with the protein MSGEGAPRLELDDCRELRVAVIASQWHEQVMGGLIDGARRALKEYGVQDSTVLRVPGSFELPVVAKGLAERGYDAVVALGVVIRGGTPHFDYVCEAATMGLTEVSVSTGVPVGFGLLTCDNEEQALDRAGLEGSREDKGFEATTAALATAALLRGLGAPTR; encoded by the coding sequence GTGAGCGGCGAGGGAGCACCCCGGCTGGAGCTGGACGACTGCCGGGAGTTGCGGGTCGCGGTGATCGCGTCCCAGTGGCACGAGCAGGTCATGGGCGGGCTGATCGACGGCGCCCGCCGGGCGCTGAAGGAGTACGGCGTCCAGGATTCGACGGTGCTGCGCGTCCCCGGCAGCTTCGAGCTGCCCGTGGTCGCCAAGGGCCTGGCCGAGCGCGGCTACGACGCGGTGGTGGCCCTCGGCGTCGTCATCAGAGGCGGCACCCCCCACTTCGACTATGTGTGCGAGGCGGCGACGATGGGGCTGACCGAGGTCTCCGTCAGCACCGGCGTCCCCGTCGGTTTCGGCCTGCTGACCTGCGACAACGAGGAGCAGGCGCTGGACCGGGCGGGGCTGGAGGGCTCCCGCGAGGACAAGGGCTTCGAGGCCACGACCGCCGCGCTGGCCACCGCCGCGCTGCTGCGCGGCCTGGGCGCGCCGACCCGCTGA
- a CDS encoding phosphoribosyl-ATP diphosphatase, whose translation MAQKTFEELFTQLQQKAATGEPGSRTAELVGQGVHAIGKKVVEEAAEVWMAAEYESDERTAEEISQLLYHVQVMMVARGLTLQDVYTHL comes from the coding sequence ATGGCTCAGAAGACATTTGAGGAGCTGTTCACCCAGCTCCAGCAGAAGGCCGCCACCGGCGAGCCGGGTTCGCGCACCGCGGAGCTGGTCGGGCAGGGCGTGCACGCCATCGGCAAGAAGGTCGTCGAAGAGGCCGCCGAGGTCTGGATGGCCGCCGAGTACGAGTCGGACGAGCGGACCGCGGAGGAGATCTCCCAGCTGCTCTACCACGTTCAGGTGATGATGGTCGCGCGCGGCCTCACCCTGCAGGACGTCTACACCCATCTGTAG
- the hisG gene encoding ATP phosphoribosyltransferase, translating to MLRIAVPNKGSLSEPASAMLHEAGYRQRKDSKELVLVDPENGVEFFFLRPRDIAIYVGSGRLDVGITGRDLLLDSGAEAEEVLALGFAGSTFRFAAPAGVASDVKDLEGRRIATSYTGLVAQHLAEHGVTAAAVTKLDGAVETAVQLGVADVIADVVETGTSLRNAGMEVFGEPILVSDAVVVRPTGAEADTRVDQFLRRLQGVLVARRYVMMDYDIRAERVAEAVSLTPGLESPTVSPLHSEGWVAVRSMVLRSEAQRIMDDLWAIGARAILVTNIHACRL from the coding sequence ATGCTGCGCATCGCCGTCCCCAACAAGGGTTCTCTCTCGGAGCCGGCGTCCGCGATGCTCCATGAGGCCGGCTACCGCCAGCGCAAGGACTCCAAGGAGCTGGTGCTGGTCGACCCGGAGAACGGCGTGGAGTTCTTCTTCCTGCGCCCCCGCGACATCGCCATCTACGTCGGCTCCGGTCGGCTGGACGTCGGCATCACCGGCCGCGACCTGCTGCTGGACTCGGGCGCGGAGGCCGAGGAGGTGCTGGCGCTCGGCTTCGCCGGCTCCACCTTCCGCTTCGCCGCGCCCGCCGGGGTCGCCTCCGACGTCAAGGACCTCGAGGGGCGGCGGATCGCCACCTCCTACACCGGACTGGTCGCCCAGCACCTGGCCGAGCACGGCGTCACCGCCGCCGCGGTGACCAAGCTGGACGGCGCGGTGGAGACCGCCGTGCAGCTGGGCGTCGCGGACGTGATCGCGGACGTCGTGGAGACCGGCACCAGCCTGCGCAACGCCGGGATGGAGGTCTTCGGCGAACCGATCCTGGTGTCGGACGCGGTGGTGGTCCGCCCGACCGGGGCCGAGGCCGACACCCGGGTGGACCAGTTCCTGCGGCGTCTGCAGGGTGTCCTGGTGGCCCGCCGGTACGTGATGATGGACTACGACATCCGTGCCGAGCGGGTCGCGGAAGCGGTCTCGCTCACCCCCGGCCTGGAGTCGCCCACGGTCTCGCCGCTGCACAGCGAGGGCTGGGTCGCGGTGCGGTCCATGGTGCTGCGCAGCGAGGCCCAGCGGATCATGGACGATCTGTGGGCCATCGGCGCCCGCGCCATCCTGGTGACCAACATCCACGCCTGCCGCCTGTAG
- a CDS encoding PH domain-containing protein: MSVQPSRTTLGPPALPRSWKPVLTRVVLLGSALFCLVFFSGMGALGPDDWQLHDRVGIAVAGLLFALVLAVLARPVARADRHGVTVVNFVRRRRLEWPQILGVNLRQGDPWVVLDLADGGTLAVVAIQPGSGRRQAVRAARELRACVDAYGTARR; encoded by the coding sequence ATGAGCGTCCAGCCGAGCCGGACGACCCTGGGACCGCCCGCGCTGCCCAGGAGCTGGAAGCCGGTGCTGACCCGGGTGGTCCTGCTCGGCTCGGCCCTGTTCTGCCTGGTGTTCTTCAGCGGCATGGGGGCGCTGGGCCCGGACGACTGGCAGCTGCACGACCGGGTCGGCATCGCCGTCGCCGGGCTGCTGTTCGCCCTGGTCCTGGCGGTGCTGGCGCGGCCGGTGGCCCGGGCCGACCGGCACGGGGTGACGGTGGTGAACTTCGTCCGGCGGCGGCGCCTGGAGTGGCCCCAGATCCTGGGCGTCAACCTGCGCCAGGGCGATCCGTGGGTGGTGCTCGACCTCGCGGACGGCGGCACCCTGGCGGTGGTCGCCATCCAGCCCGGCTCCGGGCGGCGCCAGGCCGTCCGCGCCGCCCGCGAGCTGCGGGCCTGCGTCGACGCCTACGGGACCGCGCGGCGCTGA
- a CDS encoding hemolysin family protein — MTTAWVLLGVAVLLILANGLFVAAEFSLVTVERGAVERAAGGGDRRAGRVLAALRTLSFELSGAQLGITVTSLLVGMLANPAVARLLGPPLTAAGLPGGAVHPVAVVLGLLLATVLQMVVGELVPKNWAISRPLQVARAVAGPQRVFSTVCRPLIVLLNGLANAIVRALGMEPADELASARSAEELVALARHSASEGALEEDTADLFVRTLGLGELTAESVMTPRVDVSALHESATAADVLNLTRATGLSRFPVYRDGIDEVIGVVTLKDALAVPVDRRPAVLVDALAAPPLLVPETLPAERLLELLRRAQPMAVVVDEYGGTAGVATLEDIIEEMVGEVLDEHDAAERAELRPVEPVGGREAWEADGRCRVDQLGSIGLHAPPGPYETVAGLVADLLGRLPEPGEYCELPGWRLTVQAVDRHRTESVLLVRAADAAGAPAGRERER, encoded by the coding sequence GTGACCACCGCCTGGGTGCTGCTCGGTGTGGCCGTGCTGCTGATCCTCGCCAACGGGCTGTTCGTCGCCGCCGAGTTCTCCCTGGTCACCGTCGAGCGCGGAGCCGTCGAACGCGCGGCCGGCGGGGGCGACCGGCGCGCCGGGAGGGTGCTGGCCGCGCTGCGCACGCTCTCCTTCGAGCTCTCCGGCGCCCAGCTCGGCATCACCGTCACCTCGCTGCTGGTCGGCATGCTCGCCAACCCGGCCGTGGCCCGGCTGCTCGGTCCGCCGCTCACCGCGGCGGGCCTGCCCGGCGGCGCGGTGCACCCGGTCGCGGTGGTGCTCGGGCTGCTGCTCGCCACCGTCCTGCAGATGGTCGTCGGCGAGCTGGTCCCGAAGAACTGGGCGATCTCCCGGCCGCTCCAGGTGGCCCGCGCCGTCGCCGGTCCGCAGCGGGTCTTCTCCACGGTCTGCCGACCGCTGATCGTGCTGCTCAACGGCCTGGCCAACGCCATCGTCCGGGCCCTGGGCATGGAGCCCGCCGACGAGCTGGCGTCCGCCCGCAGCGCCGAGGAGCTGGTCGCCCTGGCCCGGCACTCCGCCAGCGAGGGCGCGCTGGAGGAGGACACCGCCGACCTGTTCGTGCGCACCCTCGGCCTGGGCGAGCTGACCGCCGAGAGCGTGATGACCCCCCGGGTGGACGTCTCGGCGCTGCACGAGTCCGCGACCGCCGCCGACGTCCTCAACCTCACCCGGGCCACCGGCCTCTCCCGGTTCCCGGTCTACCGGGACGGCATCGACGAGGTCATCGGCGTGGTCACGCTCAAGGACGCGCTCGCCGTCCCGGTCGACCGCCGGCCCGCCGTGCTGGTGGACGCCCTGGCCGCGCCGCCGCTGCTGGTCCCGGAGACGCTCCCGGCCGAACGCCTGCTGGAACTGCTGCGGCGCGCCCAGCCCATGGCGGTGGTGGTGGACGAGTACGGCGGCACCGCCGGGGTGGCCACGCTGGAGGACATCATCGAGGAGATGGTCGGCGAGGTGCTGGACGAGCACGACGCCGCCGAGCGGGCCGAGCTGCGCCCGGTCGAGCCGGTCGGGGGCCGGGAGGCGTGGGAGGCGGACGGCCGCTGCCGGGTGGACCAGCTGGGCTCCATCGGCCTGCACGCCCCGCCCGGCCCGTACGAGACCGTCGCCGGACTGGTCGCCGACCTGCTCGGGCGGCTGCCCGAGCCCGGCGAGTACTGCGAGCTGCCCGGCTGGCGGCTGACCGTGCAGGCCGTCGACCGGCACCGCACCGAGAGCGTGCTGCTGGTCCGCGCGGCGGACGCCGCCGGGGCCCCGGCCGGGCGGGAGCGGGAGCGGTGA
- a CDS encoding hemolysin family protein, with protein sequence MSALQIGLSVLLLLGNAFFVGAEFALVSVRRSQIQPVAESGDRRAGTVLYALEHLSAMMATAQLGITVCSLLLGALAEPAVAHLLEGPFHALGVPDGLSHPLAFAVSLAIVVTLHMVVGEMVPKNAALAGPERSALLLGPALAALARPLRPVIRLLNACADLLLRLIGVESKDGVESVYTSTQLAHLLHDSHDAGLLGSLVQERLEDALELGLRPVREVLMAPGQLVTAAPSATPRQIEELAVRTGFSRFPLVDAGADRGADRAGFLGYLHVKDVLELDDREAPVPPRLWRRIIALPELTPLHDALGAMRRAASHLASVVDAEGATLGLVMLEDVLEELVGEVHDPDHQPAAR encoded by the coding sequence GTGAGCGCGCTGCAGATCGGCCTGTCGGTGCTGCTGCTGCTCGGCAACGCCTTCTTCGTCGGCGCGGAGTTCGCCCTGGTCTCGGTGCGCCGCAGCCAGATCCAGCCGGTCGCCGAGTCGGGCGACCGCCGCGCCGGGACGGTGCTGTACGCGCTGGAGCACCTCTCGGCGATGATGGCCACCGCGCAGCTCGGCATCACCGTCTGCTCGCTGCTGCTGGGCGCGCTCGCCGAACCGGCCGTCGCCCACCTGCTGGAGGGGCCGTTCCACGCGCTGGGCGTCCCGGACGGGCTCAGCCATCCGCTGGCCTTCGCGGTGTCGCTGGCGATCGTGGTCACCCTGCACATGGTGGTCGGCGAGATGGTGCCCAAGAACGCCGCGCTGGCCGGCCCGGAGCGCTCCGCGCTGCTGCTCGGCCCGGCGCTGGCGGCGCTGGCCCGCCCGCTGCGGCCGGTGATCCGGCTGCTGAACGCCTGCGCCGACCTGCTGCTGCGGCTGATCGGGGTGGAGTCCAAGGACGGGGTGGAGTCCGTCTACACCAGCACCCAGCTGGCCCACCTGCTGCACGACTCGCACGACGCCGGACTGCTCGGCAGCCTGGTGCAGGAGCGGCTGGAGGACGCGCTGGAGCTGGGCCTGCGGCCGGTGCGCGAGGTGCTGATGGCGCCGGGGCAGCTGGTCACCGCGGCGCCCTCGGCCACGCCCCGGCAGATCGAGGAGCTGGCGGTGCGCACCGGCTTCTCCCGCTTCCCCCTGGTCGACGCGGGCGCGGACCGGGGCGCGGACCGCGCGGGATTCCTGGGCTACCTGCACGTCAAGGACGTGCTGGAGCTGGACGACCGGGAGGCCCCGGTGCCGCCGCGGCTGTGGCGGCGGATCATCGCGCTGCCCGAGCTGACCCCGCTGCACGACGCCCTGGGCGCCATGCGCCGGGCCGCCTCGCACCTGGCCTCGGTGGTGGACGCCGAGGGGGCGACCCTGGGCCTGGTCATGCTGGAGGACGTGCTGGAGGAGCTGGTCGGCGAGGTCCACGACCCGGACCACCAGCCGGCCGCCCGCTGA
- a CDS encoding ABC transporter ATP-binding protein — MSDRKLAVDGLSKRYGETVALREMTFEVGAGEIFGFVGSNGAGKTTTMRIMLGVLAADAGEVRWDGAPVTLRTRSRIGYMPEERGLYPRMKVGEQLEYLARLHGLSRADAARATRDWTERLGVDHRVGDEVQKLSLGNQQRVQLAAALVHDPEILVLDEPFSGLDPVAVDVMSAVLKEKCAEGVPVIFSSHQLELVERLCDRVGIVRAGSMVANGTVPELRGSGTTELVVDAPEAADGWADGLAGVTVTGREGGRTLLALADGADDQAVLRAALATGPVREFARRLPTLTDLFRHVVSSDPADSGAADSDRTEQTGAAA, encoded by the coding sequence GTGAGTGATCGAAAACTGGCAGTCGACGGGCTCTCCAAGCGCTACGGCGAGACGGTCGCGCTGCGGGAGATGACCTTCGAGGTGGGAGCCGGGGAGATCTTCGGCTTCGTCGGCAGCAATGGCGCCGGCAAGACCACGACCATGCGGATCATGCTGGGGGTGCTGGCGGCCGACGCGGGGGAGGTGCGCTGGGACGGCGCGCCGGTCACCCTGCGGACCCGCAGCCGGATCGGCTACATGCCGGAGGAGCGCGGCCTCTACCCGCGGATGAAGGTCGGCGAGCAGCTGGAGTACCTCGCCCGGCTGCACGGCCTCAGCCGCGCCGACGCGGCCCGCGCCACCCGGGACTGGACCGAGCGCCTCGGCGTGGACCACCGCGTCGGCGACGAGGTGCAGAAGCTCAGCCTCGGCAACCAGCAGCGGGTCCAGCTGGCGGCGGCGCTGGTGCACGACCCCGAGATACTGGTGCTGGACGAGCCCTTCTCCGGGCTGGACCCGGTGGCTGTGGACGTGATGAGCGCGGTGCTCAAGGAGAAGTGCGCCGAGGGGGTGCCGGTGATCTTCTCCAGCCACCAGCTGGAGCTGGTCGAGCGGCTGTGCGACCGGGTCGGCATCGTCCGGGCCGGTTCCATGGTCGCCAACGGCACCGTCCCCGAGCTGCGCGGCAGCGGCACCACCGAGCTGGTGGTGGATGCGCCGGAGGCGGCCGACGGCTGGGCCGACGGCCTGGCCGGGGTCACCGTCACCGGCCGCGAGGGCGGCCGCACGCTGCTCGCCCTCGCCGACGGCGCGGACGACCAAGCGGTGCTCCGGGCGGCCCTGGCCACCGGGCCGGTCCGGGAGTTCGCCCGGCGGCTGCCGACCCTCACCGACCTCTTCCGTCACGTGGTCAGCAGCGACCCGGCCGACAGCGGCGCAGCCGACAGTGACCGGACCGAGCAGACGGGGGCGGCGGCATGA